A portion of the Leptidea sinapis chromosome 13, ilLepSina1.1, whole genome shotgun sequence genome contains these proteins:
- the LOC126967425 gene encoding uncharacterized protein LOC126967425 isoform X2, whose protein sequence is MLESLAQNGFGFDYPILKHHLEKLKVSFTNDLMCADCYHAFYDILESRKRMKMQKGTLNKDEIDEIGSSLQQENSLHMQQVNESTPKRQIIKTASHRVQNSMSKAVRRFPWSQGEKPKEKYKLKDVYERLLNRPCIDAHRAENDCVMALQCSVVLSQDFVHWVDGNHKPFAEVKPMTIGVKVGS, encoded by the exons ATGCTGGAAAGCTTAG CTCAAAATGGGTTTGGATTTGACTACCCAATACTAAAACATCATCTTGAAAAACTTAAAGTAAGTTTCACTAATGATTTGATGTGTGCAGATTGCTATCATgcattttatgatatattagaATCCAGGAAGAGAATGAAAATGCAGAAGGGGACATTGAATAAAGATGAAATTGATGAGATTGGTAGCAGTTTACAACAAGAAAACAGTCTACACATGCAACAAGTTAATGAGTCAACACCTAAGAGACAGATTATAAAAACTGCAAGTCACAGAGTCCAGAATAGTATGTCTAAAGCTGTGAGAAGATTTCCATGGAGTCAAGGAGAGAAGCCCaaagaaaaatataagttaaaGGATGTTTATGAAAGGTTATTGAATCGCCCATGTATTGATGCTCATCGAGCTGAAAATGATTGTGTAATGGCTTTGCAATGTTCTGTAGTACTGTCACAAGACTTTGTGCACTGGGTGGATGGCAACCATAAACCATTTGCTGAAGTTAAACCTATGACCATAGGTGTTAAAGTTGGTTCTTAA
- the LOC126967425 gene encoding three-prime repair exonuclease 1-like isoform X1 — translation MARIATYVFMDLETTGLPLEENNKTRITEISFVAVKRRHLLDTRAGCSPRVQQKITLCLNPRRMIQPSCTDVTAQNGFGFDYPILKHHLEKLKVSFTNDLMCADCYHAFYDILESRKRMKMQKGTLNKDEIDEIGSSLQQENSLHMQQVNESTPKRQIIKTASHRVQNSMSKAVRRFPWSQGEKPKEKYKLKDVYERLLNRPCIDAHRAENDCVMALQCSVVLSQDFVHWVDGNHKPFAEVKPMTIGVKVGS, via the exons ATGGCTCGTATCGCAACGTACGTATTCATGGACCTGGAAACGACAGGCTTACCTCtcgaagaaaataataaaactcgTATAACTGAGATAAGTTTTGTAGCGGTTAAGAGGCGGCATTTGCTTGATACTAGGGCTGGCTGTTCTCCCAGAGTGCAGCAGAAAATCACCCTGTGCTTGAATCCTCGGCGAATGATACAGCCTAGCTGTACAGACGTTACAG CTCAAAATGGGTTTGGATTTGACTACCCAATACTAAAACATCATCTTGAAAAACTTAAAGTAAGTTTCACTAATGATTTGATGTGTGCAGATTGCTATCATgcattttatgatatattagaATCCAGGAAGAGAATGAAAATGCAGAAGGGGACATTGAATAAAGATGAAATTGATGAGATTGGTAGCAGTTTACAACAAGAAAACAGTCTACACATGCAACAAGTTAATGAGTCAACACCTAAGAGACAGATTATAAAAACTGCAAGTCACAGAGTCCAGAATAGTATGTCTAAAGCTGTGAGAAGATTTCCATGGAGTCAAGGAGAGAAGCCCaaagaaaaatataagttaaaGGATGTTTATGAAAGGTTATTGAATCGCCCATGTATTGATGCTCATCGAGCTGAAAATGATTGTGTAATGGCTTTGCAATGTTCTGTAGTACTGTCACAAGACTTTGTGCACTGGGTGGATGGCAACCATAAACCATTTGCTGAAGTTAAACCTATGACCATAGGTGTTAAAGTTGGTTCTTAA